Proteins encoded within one genomic window of Humulus lupulus chromosome 1, drHumLupu1.1, whole genome shotgun sequence:
- the LOC133823867 gene encoding uncharacterized protein LOC133823867, translated as MASVPSSTPNVVVAPDVASSSPTHEGLTPAVPASSSLVHLHRPPPTSFPRSSPPPLDNHGGLGILSASTSPPCQPSHMDHTYHLGTGDNPNFLISTRIPTGQENFQSWKSAASISIAAKNKTQFINGSLPQPHPFEHYFHAWIQCNNMVMAWLLQSVSHEIQLALCSKIQPLLYDLHERFNQGNGPWIFQLQTSVHTIKQGDSDINSYFTRLKTIWDELKEFQPIIPCSCGCKCGAVERLLGYYHRDQIMQFLVGLNDSYSSVRAQILLYDPLPPLSKVFSPVSQEERQRSISHPTPFITVPGGLNNSTKPPTSRSKKPRPTCSHCLKPGHLVDKCFFLHGFPPGYGDKRCQDEARKPSVHQASTPLVSASILGKPPTLSQTELSQQLISLLSQNLQHNSAATDNTLPIASQVSGNLVDFPSCLVCG; from the coding sequence ATGGCGTCTGTCCCTTCTTCGACCCCGAACGTGGTTGTGGCTCCTGATGTTGCCTCGTCTTCTCCCACTCATGAAGGTCTCACTCCAGCCGTCCCAGCCTCTTCCTCTCTAGTTCATTTGCACCGTCCTCCGCCTACCTCCTTCCCAAGAAGCTCTCCTCCTCCTCTCGACAATCATGGTGGTCTCGGCATTCTGAGTGCCTCTACATCTCCCCCTTGTCAACCTTCTCATATGGATCATACGTACCACTTGGGAACTGGAGACAACCCCAATTTTCTGATATCTACTCGTATTCCAACGGGTCAAGAAAATTTCCAATCATGGAAGAGTGCTGCTTCCATTTCCATTGCTGCCAAGAATAAAACCCAGTTCATAAATGGGTCTCTGCCTCAACCCCATCCTTTTGAACATTATTTTCATGCCTGGATTCAATGTAATAATATGGTTATGGCTTGGTTATTACAATCTGTTTCCCATGAAATTCAGCTAGCATTATGTTCCAAGATTCAGCCACTGCTATATGACCTCCATGAACGATTCAATCAAGGCAATGGCCCTTGGATATTTCAGCTCCAAACTTCAGTCCACACTATCAAACAAGGAGACTCGGATATCAATTCCTATTTTACCCGTCTCAAAACTATTTGGGATGAGCTCAAAGAATTTCAGCCGATTATTCCTTGCTCATGTGGCTGCAAATGTGGTGCTGTTGAGAGACTTCTTGGATACTATCACCGAGATCAGATTATGCAGTTTCTTGTTGGGCTCAACGACTCTTATTCTTCAGTGAGGGCTCAAATTCTCCTCTACGATCCTCTTCCTCCTCTGTCCAAGGTCTTTTCCCCGGTGTCTCAAGAAGAGAGACAAAGAAGTATCAGCCACCCCACTCCGTTCATTACTGTTCCTGGGGGTTTGAATAATTCAACCAAGCCTCCTACATCAAGATCAAAGAAACCGAGACCCACTTGTTCTCACTGTCTCAAACCAGGTCACTTGGTGGACAAATGTTTCTTTCTTCATGGATTTCCCCCTGGGTATGGTGACAAGCGTTGTCAAGATGAAGCTCGCAAACCCTCGGTTCATCAAGCTTCCACACCTCTCGTCTCTGCTTCGATTTTGGGCAAACCACCTACGCTGTCCCAAACTGAGCTCAGTCAGCAGCTTATCTCTCTCCTAAGTCAGAATCTCCAGCACAACTCGGCTGCCACTGACAATACTTTGCCGATTGCCTCACAAGTTTCTGGTAATCTCGTTGACTTCCCCTCTTGTCTTGTATGTGGATAG